In Carya illinoinensis cultivar Pawnee chromosome 7, C.illinoinensisPawnee_v1, whole genome shotgun sequence, the following are encoded in one genomic region:
- the LOC122317076 gene encoding protein MEMO1, whose translation MEKTRRPSHAGSWYTDNPKKLAEELEGWLAASGVDKSPDVRGVIAPHAGYSYSGRAAAYAFANIDPTNILRVFLLGPSHHYYTPKCALSMATVYKTPIGDLPIDLEVIEELKATGKFEMMDIRIDEAEHSMEMHLPYLAKVFEGHQVKVIPILVGALNAENEAMYGRLLAKYVDDPNNFFSVSSDFCHWGSRFNYTYYEKKHGAIYKSIEALDTMGMDIIETGDPDAFKQYLLEYDNTICGRHPISVFLHMVRNSSTKIKIKFLRYEQSSQCKSMRDSSVSYASAAAKVDA comes from the exons ATGGAGAAAACCAGAAGACCATCCCATGCCGGTTCCTGGTACACTGACAATC CTAAGAAATTAGCAGAAGAGCTTGAAGGTTGGCTGGCGGCATCTGGCGTGGACAAATCTCCTGATGTCCGAGGTGTAATTGCTCC GCATGCAGGTTACTCGTATTCAGGTCGTGCTGCAGCCTATGCATTTGCGAACATAGATCCGACAAACAT TTTGCGGGTGTTCCTTCTTGGCCCATCTCACCACTACTACACTCCAAAATGTGCTCTTTCAATGGCCACAGTTTACAAGACTCCCATAGGGGACCTACCTATTGATTTGGAAG TCATTGAGGAGCTAAAAGCTActggaaaatttgaaatgatGGATATTCGCATTGATGAGGCTGAACATAGCATGGAAATGCACTTGCCATATCTCGCTAAAGTATTTGAGGG GCACCAAGTGAAAGTTATACCCATTTTGGTTGGTGCTCTTAATGCTGAGAATGAAGCCATGTATGGACGATTGCTTGCCAAATATGTGGATgatccaaataattttttttccgtGTCCTCAGATTTTTGTCATTGGGGTTCTCG GTTCAATTACACTTACTATGAGAAGAAACATGGGGCCATATACAAATCTATTGAGGCCTTGGACACGATGGGCATGGATATAATAGAAACAGGAGATCCAGATGCATTCAAACAATATCTGTTGGAATATGATAACACCATCTGTGGACGCCATCCCATTAGCGTTTTTCTTCAT ATGGTGAGGAACTCCTCGACAAAGATAAAGATCAAATTTCTCCGATACGAGCAGTCTAGTCAATGTAAAAGTATGAGGGATAGCAGTGTAAGCTATGCATCTGCAGCTGCAAAGGTGGATGCTTGA
- the LOC122317075 gene encoding protein TOPLESS-like, producing MSTLIKELVLLILQFLEEEGLKETARMLERESGIYFDMKYFEDLVLSGNWDEAERYLSGFTNVRDNRYSTKIYFEIRKQSFLEALDNNDRGKALDILMKNLKAFAPGHEELFKEMTLLLTFDDLRQHESLSGYGDTKSARTVLMNELKKIIEANPIFCGKLEFPSIKSQRLRRLINQSLNWQHTHCEDRHPNPDIKTLFVDHVCQPQQDFSFAQSTESISLHSQSTSCPASTTSDSWTSTASSTVTQPAFLGAVCYGEPTNSAIELLKDSDMMFTGKPISTLDKATSTDTHPCQSHSSVFVPDDLPKIVVRTLDEESSPASMDFHPFQENVLLVGTSTGDIGLWDLSFEEKLVSINFKVWDIGACSMKFQAALLNNSHVSVNRILWSPNGSLFGVAYSKHILQLFSYHGGHDVQRELEIEAHVGGVNDLAFAAPHMQLWVITCGDDKTTKVWDVVTGTKQFTFDGHDAPVYSICPHAKEDIHFVFSTSVDGKIKAHLYDNLGVRVDYDAPGLACTKMAYSADDKRLFSCGTGKDGQSFLVEWNESEGTTERVYHGLGKCPLSVVQFTTTRNQFLAAGDNHMIKFWDMDNVELLTTIDADGGLPANPHICFNKEGTLLAVTANENRIKILANDYGPQMFQTLENCSGDASQVLTETFRKLAVNSITVGASAEDADACLNIDGNAKNMDVMQSKFTGEAFNKSKQKLFEINSASQCQSLRLPEHVKTEKISRLIYTNSGSAILALASNAIHLLWKWPQNDRNLSGKATNKVQPQLWQPKSGLQFMRNDLTGTNKEDAVPCFALSKNDSYLMSASGGMISLFNMLTFKTMMTIMSPPPAATCLAFHPQDNNLIAVGMDNSLVLIYNVRSNKVKSKLEGHSERVTGLAFSSALNVLISSGADAQVCVWNVSWEKQKGIFLQMPGGKLASPSDTHVQFHRDENHFLAMHKTHLGIYEARELICVKQWVPGEFSAPISDATFSCDGQMVYATFVDGRVAIFDASNLELRCRVNPTAYLPCNTSPDVYPIAIAAHPQKPTQFAVGLTDGGVNVFEPLEVGDNWGMLPLVDNGSATVVPVEFES from the exons ATGTCTACTCTCATCAAAGAGCTTGTCCTCTTAATCTTGCAGTTTTTGGAAGAGGAAGGTTTAAAAGAAACTGCTCGCAT GCTTGAGCGCGAAAGTGGAATTTACTTTgacatgaaatattttgaggACTTGGTGCTTAGTGGGAATTGGGATGAAGCTGAGAGGTATCTTTCTGGTTTCACAAATGTCAGAGACAACAGGTACTCAACCAAGATCTATTTTGAAATCAGGAAGCAAAGTTTTCTCGAGGCACTTGACAA TAATGATCGTGGAAAGGCATTAGATATCCTCATGAAGAATTTGAAAGCTTTTGCTCCAGGTCATGAGGAGCTGTTCAAAGAAATGACTCTGCTTTTAACATTTGATGATTTAAG GCAACATGAATCACTTTCTGGATATGGAGATACAAAGTCTGCGAGGACAGTGTTGATGAATGAACTCAAGAAAATTATTGAGGCAAATCCTATTTTCTGTGGAAAACTGGAGTTTCCTAGCATCAAAAGTCAGAGGTTGCGTCGTCTCATTAATCAAAG CTTGAATTGGCAGCATACACATTGTGAAGATCGTCATCCAAATCCAGATATAAAAACCCTTTTTGTGGATCATGTTTGTCAACCTCAACAGGACTTTTCATTTGCCCAGTCAACGGAGAGCATTTCACTG CATTCTCAATCCACATCATGCCCAGCTTCAACAACTTCTGACAGTTGGACTTCTACTGCATCATCTACTGTAACACAACCTGCTTTTCTTGGAGCCGTCTGTTATGGTGAGCCAACTAATTCAG CTATAGAGCTTCTGAAGGATTCTGATATGATGTTCACAGGAAAACCCATTAGCACCTTGGATAAG GCAACTTCTACTGACACTCATCCTTGTCAAAGTCACAGCTCAGTGTTTGTACCAGATGACTTGCCCAAGATTGTTGTTAGGACATTGGATGAGGAATCATCACCAGCGAGCATGGATTTTCATCCTTTCCAGGAGAATGTTCTGCTAG TTGGAACTTCCACTGGTGACATAGGGCTGTGGGATTTAAGTTTTGAGGAAAAATTGGTTTCAATAAATTTTAAGGTCTGGGATATTGGAGCATGCTCAATGAAATTCCAG GCAGCTCTGTTAAACAATTCGCATGTCTCTGTCAATCGTATCTTGTGGAGTCCTAATGGTTCTTTATTTG GGGTTGCTTATTCAAAGCATATTCTGCAGTTATTTTCTTATCATGGTGGACATGACGTGCAGCGGGAATTGGag ATCGAGGCTCATGTTGGTGGTGTAAATGATCTAGCATTTGCTGCCCCTCACATGCAACTTTGGGTCATAACATGTGGAGATGACAAGACAACTAAG GTGTGGGACGTGGTTACTGGTACGAAACAGTTCACTTTTGATGGTCATGATGCTCCTGTTTATTCTATATGTCCTCACGCCAAGGAAGATATTCAT TTTGTCTTTTCAACATCTGTGGACGGTAAAATCAAGGCCCATTTATATGATAACTTGGGAGTCAGAGTTGATTATGATGCACCAGGTCTCGCGTGCACCAAAATGGCTTATAGTGCTGATGATAAAAG GCTTTTTTCATGTGGGACCGGTAAAGATGGGCAGTCATTCCTTGTTGAATGGAACGAAAGTGAAGGCACTACAGAAAGAGTTTACCATGGACTTGGTAAATGCCCTTTGTCTGTTGTGCAATTCACTACAACCAGGAACCAGTTTTTGGCTGCTGGTGACAATCACATGATTAAATTTTGGGATATGGACAATGTTGAGCTTTTGACAACCATTGATGCAGATGGAGGCCTCCCA GCAAATCCACATATATGCTTCAACAAGGAGGGCACATTATTGGCTGTTACTGCAAATGAAAATAGAATCAAGATCTTGGCAAATGATTATGGTCCTCAGATGTTCCAAACGTTAGAAAACTGTTCTGGAGATGCCTCTCAGGTTCTCACTGAAACCTTCAGGAAG CTTGCTGTTAATTCAATTACAGTCGGTGCTAGTGCTGAAGATGCAGATGCATGTCTCAACATA GATGGGAATGCGAAAAACATGGATGTCATGCAATCTAAATTTACTGGAGAAGCCTTCAACAAATCAAAGCAGAAGCTCTTTGAAATTAACAGTGCTTCTCAGTGCCAGTCCTTGCGGCTCCCTGAGCATGTGAAGACAGAGAAA ATCTCAAGACTGATCTACACAAATTCAGGTAGTGCCATTTTGGCTTTGGCCTCAAATGCCATTCATCTACTTTGGAAATGGCCACAAAATGACCGTAATTTGAGTGGCAAG GCGACAAACAAAGTTCAGCCTCAATTGTGGCAACCAAAGAGTGGCTTACAGTTCATGAGAAATGACCTTACAGGCACCAACAAAGAAGATGCTGTACCCTGTTTTGCTTTGTCCAAGAATGATTCATATCTCATGTCAGCGTCTGGAGGAATGATTTCCCTGTTCAACATGTTAACATTTAAG ACAATGATGACTATCATGTCCCCGCCACCTGCAGCGACATGTCTTGCTTTCCACCCTCAAGATAACAATTTAATTGCTGTTGGGATGGACAATtccttggttttaatttataacGTTCGCTCAAATAAG GTTAAAAGCAAACTCGAGGGTCACTCTGAAAGAGTTACTGGACTTGCATTCTCTAGTGCTTTGAATGTACTCATTTCTTCTGGTGCAGATGCTCAG GTCTGTGTGTGGAATGTGTCATGGGAAAAACAAAAAGGCATATTCTTGCAGATGCCTGGTGGAAAATTAGCATCGCCATCAGACACCCATGTCCAGTTCCATCGGGATGAGAATCACTTCCTTGCCATGCACAAAACTCATCTCGGAATATATGAAGCAAGAGAATTAATCTGTGTTAAGCAG TGGGTTCCAGGAGAATTTTCTGCACCCATCTCCGATGCAACTTTCTCGTGTGATGGCCAGATGGTATACGCCACCTTTGTGGATGGAAGAGTGGCCATTTTCGATGCTTCAAATCTTGAGCTGCGTTGTCGTGTTAATCCTACCGCTTACCTTCCTTGTAATACTAG TCCCGATGTTTACCCGATTGCTATTGCTGCGCATCCACAAAAACCAACCCAGTTTGCCGTGGGTCTTACTGATGGCGGGGTTAACGTTTTTGAACCCCTGGAGGTTGGAGATAACTGGGGCATGCTGCCATTGGTTGATAACGGATCAGCCACCGTGGTGCCTGTGGAATTCGAGAGTTGA